TCGCTTCTTCTTAAAGTAATAGTTCCGTTCGATGCATAATTTGTGTCCACTAAAtattaaaatctttttttttttcgattGTTTCTGATAAAGATTCTGTGACTATAATATGGGATAATGACAATATCACCAGTCCAGAATGCTATTTCTATCCTATTGTGGACAATAACTCATCTGCAGCAAACCACGTCACGATGCAGTCAGTCTTTGGAGTTTTTGGATAATTGGGGGTCCAAGCAGTGAATCCATGCTGGAGATCCCTGTTGTTttcatgtttattacttagtactGTTGTCTTTCCCATAACCATAATCAGTGCCGGCTCACCCATTTAAGTGGCCCTAgaccagggttccccaattccggtcctggagagtcaGAATCCAACAAATCTCTTGACAAATTCAGTAGTAAAGATGAATGTAATACTTTTATAATGGAATGCATTCTAATTGTCTGTACTTAAACAGTGATGTTTTATGAAATGGTAAATTTAGTGTGCTTTAAGAGGGATAGATTATATCAGTCATAAGTCATCAGTATATATGATGGTGAGAGTATCTAAATTAACTCAAAATTCAAAGCATAAGAAGAAACGTTTTTTTGCGAATACCAAGCTTGTGTAAAACGTTGCCAAAATAGCATGTGAAATGGTTGTGCTTAAATGAACCTTTATTACataatgatttaatattattCAATTTTAGAATTTTATACTTCCCTGTATATTTGGGAAAGAATCGTCCAGGTAAACACATTTTCCCGTTATCCTGTTATATATAGTTTGGAGTTTCGCGGTGCATGGAGCGATTGCATGAAATTGTCTTTATGTTTCTAAACTGTACTTGTGTCTAACGTACGATTGGCTGTTTTGACTAGTTTGTGCTTTTCAGTGTTACTTGAGTAAATCCAGAAGGTATATGTATTGATGTTTGCCAGACTTCGTTATAAGAGGAACCGCAAATCTGCATGTCTGCTGGAGAAGTGTCTGCATAGTGATGTCTGAGATAAATTAGGACCAGTTTTTGGGAGATTTCAGTTGGCTTGCCGGCTAGAATGATTCCACGGTTACTTAGCAACTGAGAAACTTTGACAGCACTCCTGCTGCGCCTGCAGGAGAACAAGGTGCGCTGGTGCAGCGGTGCGGGCTGTGAGGCTCTGTTTGTGCATGCTCTGCGTCCGCAGGTTCCCGCGGCCGGCAGCATGCCGTCGTTCAGCAGGCAGGAGTTCTTTCAGGAGTTGGCAGAGGGCTGTCTCCTGCCCACCGCCCAGCAAGGTCTCGAGCAGGTCTGGCAGCTGCTGGTCATCTGCCTGCTGTGTCGATGCCTTTGGAGGCTGGGTGAGCTCACTGCCCGTCGAGACCCGCTTTGACTTAGAGGGCCTCGAGCATGAATCGCAGTTTACTGGACTGTGGAAACAGGGCCAGAAGGTGATGGCGGCTTTGCAGGGGCCTCTTACCGCGCTGTCTGCCCTGCTAGGCCTCCCGCTCTACGTGAAGCACCTGAGCACAGTGGCTGGGGGGTTCTATTCCCTCTACCTCTTCTTCCAGCTCCACATGGTGTGGGTGGTGTTGCTCAGCCTGCTCTGCTACCTCATCCTCTTCCTGTGCcgccactccaacaaccgcggCACCTTCCTGTCCGTCACCATCCTCATTTACCTGCTCATGGGGTAGGTCTTGCTGGCTCGAACCAGCCAATCTTCCATTGGGGTGTCTACATTTTCAAACCAGAAACATCCTGTGTTAGATGAGGGTCTTTTAAACTTTGCCCTTGAAGTCCAGTTGTCAGCAGATATTTCAAAAATAGGGAAAAGAATCTTGATTATTAAGGACAAAATCTTCTGGTTATGAGCTTTTTAATAGGCAAAACACATGGTCTAGATTTCTGTTATGGATAGCATGAATTGATTTGATTGAATTTACCAGAAGTTTAGTTTTCAGTGTTTTGAAAAGGATCAATGGCTCagtgatgggtggatggatgaatggatggatggatggatggatggaaaatatttatacattCTTTGAAAAACCACTATTAACATTCGGGGCTCACTTATCCATTCATGTTATTTATAATGAACCTTTTCAGTCATTATCATTAAGTTTCAGGCATGGACTGCAATGcagctgtattttattttaaaagtattATCTGCTGTTATCTTTCAGTGAGATGCACATGATGGATACTGCTACGTGGCATAAAATGAGAGGTAAATGGATGTGTTGCTGTAGTTTGTCCTCTGAAAAGCTCTTAATTGCAGAGAAAATCGCACCCTGTCCTCTACACTGCGTCACTAAAACATGCTTGTAGATGCATCCGGGAAATTCGTTCCACTCATGCTTGAGATACGGGTGACCCGCATGCCGCATGTTTGTCAGGCTCCCAGATGGTGGTGGCCATGAAGGCCATCTCTTTGGCCTTTGACCTGGACAGGGGTGTCGTCCCCACCGTGCCTTCGCCCATTGAGTTCATGGGCTACATTTACTTTGTGGGCACGGTGATCTTCGGACCCTGGATCAGCTTCAACAGCTACAAGGAAGCCATCGGCAGCCGGAAGCTGGTAATTTGAAGTTCATGCAGATTATTGATGTTGAGCTTTTAATGTTGATCTTTCAGAaactgtaattattattattccagtTACTTTGCTTAATAGCTTCATAATCTTTTGATTTTCAATGAGAAACCATAGGGTTAGTGGAGTGACTGTGTTATTACTATAAATTGATTGAAATGAATTTTCAACAAGCTGTCTATTTGGTTGCTGGTTACATGCTTATACGTTAAAATCTCCATTTCTAAAAAGACACTGGTGTTAGAAGAGAACGTATCTATGCTCTGCCGCTGTGTGGAAGAACACAATGCCCTTTCACAGAAATCAGATGGGCTTGTCAGCAGAAGCCCTGTGCCACTCACCTCCACTCTGTTCTGTCTCAGAGCTGGGCCTGGTTGCTGAAGGTGTGCCTGAGCTGGATCAAATGCCAGGTCTGCCTGATCATCTCCAACTGTGTCGCCCCCTATCTCTTCCCCTACTTCATCCCTATCTATGGAGACCGGCTGGTTCGAATGTGAGTGTGGGCCGCTGCTGCAGAGTAGACATGGGACATGGGGATGAGAGCCAGGCAGCACATTTTGGGACGTACTGATGATttattctctttctctgtgggcTCTGATAGCCTGGTGTAGCCTGTGTGTTCATGCCTCCCATTCCTGATTTCCAGTTATATTTTTGCTTCTGCTGCCtgattgctctctctctctctctctctctctctttctccctctctctctatccctcttcACTGCTTCCCTGGCTTCTTATCCACAGCAAAAAGAAACGAAAAAGCAGGTAATAATTTAATGTGGTAAAAAATAGTGCTATATCAACTGGTCATTAAAAGATTACCCCGTTTCATCTACTCACCTGTTTATTCTCTGCTTATGTCTGTCATTCCCATTTCCATTAGTGAAGTTCTCTTAAttattctccctctctctttccgtCTCTGCCTCTCCAAAGTGCTATAGCGAGGTAGGTTTTTACCTTTTGATTTTCGAGTCATTATAGAAGCCCCACAGTGATGAGACAGAATTGACTGAAATGTACTGCTTAAGGAAGATCAGACTGATCTGCGTTAAACAGTCGCTGAGCTGAGCGGAGGCTGCATGCCTGTTCATTTCTTCTCTGTGTTCTTGCCCTCCATCTGCAGGTGGCTTCACGCCTATGAAAACGCCATGTCCTTCCACTTCAGCAATTACTTTGTGAGCTACCTGAGTGAGACCACGACCACGCTGGCCGGAGCCGGCTTCACTGAGGACAAGGACAACTTGAAATGGTAGTTGCAAATTGCCAGGTTTTCTCTTCCCTGTACAGAGAGTTTGGCTGTAAGTGGATGTAAAACGTCTATGTCTGCCTTTTTTTGCCACAGGGACCTGACCGTTGCGAGGCCCTTGAATGTGGAGTTTCCCAGGTCAATGGTCGAAGTCGTCACTTCTTGGAACCTCCCCATGTCTCGTTGGCTTAATACCTGTAAgggtttgctgtgtgtgtgtatatgtacgaatgaatgtgtttctgtgtaatatgtataatatacatatatgtgtttctgttttaATTTACTGATACAACCCATACAGTAAATATTTTTTCAAGATAAGTGACGTATTTTCCATTTGAGTTTAATTTTTACGCATTCTTTTCAAACAAATACTTTAATTTTGCCacacatacatttttattacagtaCTCTGGCCACTAGAAGGCACTCCAGTAGTGCAAAATGCAAAACATCTATGCTGCACAAGAGAATGCTTCTTTAAGTGTACTGCGGAGCTCGGTTCTGACGTGAACTGTTTTCACCAGATGTGTTTAAAAGTGCTCTGAAACTGGGCACTTTCCCTGCCATACTGGTCACCTACACGGCCAGCGCTCTCTTGCACGTGAGTTTCTTTCTTTGTGCCTTTTCAATAATGATGTGTGACATGTCTTCATATGTCAAGGAGTCAGACAGTGTTCACACGGGTCCATTTTATACCCGTTTGATCCCCATGGCAAATTTCAATACACTTTCCCCGTAGATATGGTGACGTCGCATGCTGTTAACATTGTTCTGTC
This genomic stretch from Brienomyrus brachyistius isolate T26 chromosome 6, BBRACH_0.4, whole genome shotgun sequence harbors:
- the LOC125744790 gene encoding protein-serine O-palmitoleoyltransferase porcupine-like isoform X1, encoding MPSFSRQEFFQELAEGCLLPTAQQGLEQVWQLLVICLLCRCLWRLGLPLYVKHLSTVAGGFYSLYLFFQLHMVWVVLLSLLCYLILFLCRHSNNRGTFLSVTILIYLLMGEMHMMDTATWHKMRGSQMVVAMKAISLAFDLDRGVVPTVPSPIEFMGYIYFVGTVIFGPWISFNSYKEAIGSRKLSWAWLLKVCLSWIKCQVCLIISNCVAPYLFPYFIPIYGDRLVRIKKKRKSSAIARWLHAYENAMSFHFSNYFVSYLSETTTTLAGAGFTEDKDNLKWDLTVARPLNVEFPRSMVEVVTSWNLPMSRWLNTYVFKSALKLGTFPAILVTYTASALLHGLSFHLGAVLLSLGFITYIEHVLRKRLAVIFSACILSKRCPPDCTHQHKKSPWVYGINVLFSTLAIFHLAYLGSLFDADVDNVDTEEGYLANHTIQKWTELSWASHWVTFGCWVFYRLIR
- the LOC125744790 gene encoding protein-serine O-palmitoleoyltransferase porcupine-like isoform X2, with product MPSFSRQEFFQELAEGCLLPTAQQGLEQVWQLLVICLLCRCLWRLGLPLYVKHLSTVAGGFYSLYLFFQLHMVWVVLLSLLCYLILFLCRHSNNRGTFLSVTILIYLLMGEMHMMDTATWHKMRGSQMVVAMKAISLAFDLDRGVVPTVPSPIEFMGYIYFVGTVIFGPWISFNSYKEAIGSRKLSWAWLLKVCLSWIKCQVCLIISNCVAPYLFPYFIPIYGDRLVRMWLHAYENAMSFHFSNYFVSYLSETTTTLAGAGFTEDKDNLKWDLTVARPLNVEFPRSMVEVVTSWNLPMSRWLNTYVFKSALKLGTFPAILVTYTASALLHGLSFHLGAVLLSLGFITYIEHVLRKRLAVIFSACILSKRCPPDCTHQHKKSPWVYGINVLFSTLAIFHLAYLGSLFDADVDNVDTEEGYLANHTIQKWTELSWASHWVTFGCWVFYRLIR